In the Lascolabacillus massiliensis genome, one interval contains:
- the lipB gene encoding lipoyl(octanoyl) transferase LipB: MKRVEFQNLGRIRYKDAWDYQQKLFDLVVNEKIDMKGKEGLEGFSEKSLKQYLLFCEHEHVFTIGKSGNRQNLLIARHLCESRNIDLHEIDRGGDITYHGPGQLVVYPIIDLEEYGIGIKKYISMLEDVVIKTLKHFGLEGDKDEKAMGVWIDSKDPVKARKICAIGVRVSRFVTMHGLALNVNTDLSYFDYINPCGFTDRGVTSIEKEVNRKIDMNDVSERMKEAFAEVFGMTY; the protein is encoded by the coding sequence ATGAAGAGGGTTGAGTTTCAGAATCTTGGGCGAATACGTTATAAGGATGCCTGGGATTATCAGCAGAAGTTATTTGACTTGGTTGTCAATGAAAAAATTGATATGAAGGGAAAAGAGGGACTTGAAGGTTTCTCTGAAAAGAGCCTGAAGCAATATCTTCTGTTCTGTGAACATGAGCATGTCTTTACAATCGGCAAAAGTGGGAACAGACAGAATTTGCTGATTGCAAGACATCTGTGTGAGAGTAGAAATATCGACCTCCACGAAATTGACCGGGGTGGAGATATAACATATCACGGACCTGGTCAGCTTGTGGTTTACCCGATTATCGACCTTGAAGAGTATGGTATAGGCATTAAAAAATATATCTCCATGCTGGAAGATGTAGTGATTAAAACATTAAAACATTTCGGTCTGGAAGGTGATAAAGATGAGAAAGCCATGGGGGTGTGGATTGATTCAAAAGATCCGGTTAAAGCGCGTAAGATATGCGCAATAGGAGTCAGAGTGAGCCGTTTTGTTACAATGCATGGTCTTGCCCTTAACGTCAATACTGATCTATCTTATTTTGATTATATCAATCCCTGCGGATTTACCGACAGAGGGGTAACTTCAATTGAAAAGGAGGTTAACAGAAAAATTGATATGAATGATGTTTCAGAAAGAATGAAAGAGGCTTTTGCAGAAGTGTTTGGAATGACTTACTGA
- a CDS encoding AAA family ATPase, with translation MSQTVDIKELNERIERKSAFVQTLVTGMNRVIVGQKHLVESLLIGLLSDGHILLEGVPGLAKTLAIKTLAQLIDAKYNRIQFTPDLLPADVIGTMIYSQRNEEFLVKHGPVFANFVLADEINRAPAKVQSALLEAMQERNVTIGEQTYRLPNPFLVMATQNPIEQEGTYPLPEAQVDRFMLKVVISYPTKEEEAQIIQRNIFEPITTDGAVVSTDEILEARKVVQEVYIDEKIGKYIVDIVFATRFPEQYGMSGLKDMIDFGASPRASINLALAARAYAFIKRRGYVIPEDIRAVCHDVLRHRIGLTYEAEANNLTSEEIISEILNKVEVP, from the coding sequence ATGAGCCAAACTGTTGATATTAAAGAGTTAAACGAGAGGATAGAGCGCAAAAGTGCCTTTGTACAGACATTGGTTACCGGGATGAACAGGGTAATAGTTGGACAGAAACATCTTGTTGAATCACTGTTGATAGGGTTACTGTCTGACGGTCATATTCTGCTTGAAGGTGTGCCGGGGTTGGCAAAAACACTGGCTATTAAAACACTGGCTCAGCTAATTGATGCAAAATACAACCGTATTCAGTTTACTCCTGACCTTCTGCCCGCGGACGTGATTGGAACCATGATATACAGTCAGCGCAACGAAGAGTTCCTGGTTAAACATGGTCCTGTATTTGCTAATTTTGTTCTTGCTGACGAGATTAACCGCGCACCTGCTAAAGTTCAGAGTGCACTTCTGGAAGCTATGCAGGAACGTAACGTTACAATTGGTGAACAAACATACAGGTTGCCAAATCCATTCCTGGTAATGGCAACACAAAACCCTATAGAGCAGGAAGGTACATATCCGCTGCCGGAAGCACAGGTTGACCGTTTTATGCTTAAGGTAGTTATCTCATATCCAACAAAAGAGGAGGAAGCACAGATTATTCAGCGCAATATATTTGAACCGATTACAACTGATGGTGCTGTTGTCTCAACAGATGAGATACTGGAAGCACGTAAAGTTGTACAGGAAGTTTATATAGATGAAAAGATAGGTAAATATATTGTTGATATTGTATTTGCAACCCGCTTCCCTGAGCAGTACGGCATGTCAGGTTTAAAAGATATGATCGATTTCGGAGCATCACCCCGTGCATCTATCAACCTTGCTCTGGCTGCCAGAGCATATGCCTTTATCAAGCGACGCGGGTATGTGATTCCTGAAGATATTCGTGCAGTATGCCACGATGTTCTGCGACATAGAATTGGATTAACATATGAGGCAGAAGCAAACAATTTAACCTCTGAAGAGATTATCAGCGAGATACTGAACAAGGTTGAGGTGCCTTAA
- a CDS encoding DUF58 domain-containing protein: MEATELLKKVRHIEIKARGLSRNIFAGEYHSAFKGRGMAFSEVREYQYGDDLRDIDWNVTARYNKPYIKIFEEERELTVMLMIDVSESLGFGSRSVLKRDMVAEIAATLAFSAIQNNDKIGVIFFTDKVEKFIPPKKGKKHILFIIREILGFEPDSKGTDLNMAIRYMTNAIKKRCTAFLISDFIDSADYSKALQIANNKHDIVAIQVYDELSTNLKSVGLMKVRDPETGGEQWIDTSSKRVRNAYRSWWENLQNNKNIAFRQSGVDNISVSTESDYVKSLLQLFQQRKH; the protein is encoded by the coding sequence ATGGAAGCAACTGAACTACTTAAAAAAGTACGGCATATTGAGATAAAAGCGCGTGGTCTTTCCCGAAATATTTTCGCGGGAGAATATCACTCAGCCTTCAAGGGAAGAGGTATGGCTTTCTCTGAAGTGAGGGAGTATCAGTATGGTGATGACCTGAGAGATATCGACTGGAACGTTACTGCCCGCTATAATAAACCCTATATAAAGATTTTTGAGGAGGAGCGTGAGCTTACTGTAATGCTGATGATTGATGTGTCGGAGAGTTTGGGCTTTGGTTCCAGATCGGTTCTTAAACGTGATATGGTAGCCGAAATAGCTGCAACACTGGCTTTCTCTGCAATACAGAACAATGATAAGATAGGTGTGATATTTTTTACTGATAAAGTTGAAAAGTTTATACCTCCCAAAAAAGGGAAGAAGCATATACTTTTTATTATTCGTGAGATATTGGGCTTTGAACCGGATAGTAAGGGTACCGACCTCAATATGGCAATAAGGTATATGACTAATGCTATCAAGAAAAGATGCACGGCATTTTTAATATCGGACTTTATAGATTCTGCCGACTATAGCAAGGCTTTGCAGATTGCAAACAACAAGCATGATATAGTGGCAATCCAGGTGTATGATGAGTTAAGCACTAATCTGAAGTCAGTTGGACTGATGAAGGTGAGAGATCCTGAAACGGGTGGTGAGCAATGGATTGATACATCATCCAAGAGGGTAAGGAATGCTTACAGATCCTGGTGGGAGAATTTGCAAAATAATAAGAACATTGCTTTCAGGCAGAGTGGTGTGGATAATATATCGGTTTCTACAGAGAGTGATTATGTTAAATCGTTACTACAACTTTTCCAACAAAGAAAACATTGA